CCATAACACGAATACTACCGGCGTTTTTTTCGCGCTCACTTGGCGAATCACTTCATCGGTGAAGGTTTCCCATCCTTGACCGCGATGCGAAAACGGCACGGGATTGCCGCCCGCGACTTTTGGTCCCACCGTAAGCACGGTGTTGAGCATCAACATGCCTTGTTTTGCCCACGGCGCAAGGTAGCCGTTATTGGGAATTTTACAACCGAGGTCGCTTTGCAGTTCTTTGAAAATATTTCTCAGCGAATCGGGCGATCTCAGTTCCGGTTTGACTGAAAAGCATAAACCGTGCGCTTCGCCAACGCGCTCGCCATTGGCTTTTTTCTGGATTCCCGGATAGGGGTCTTGTCCGATGAGCAGAACGTTGACTTTGTTAAATGGCGTGAGCTTGAATGCGGTGAACACTTCATCATCAATCGGAAAAACTTTACCGGGATGTTTTTTTCGTTCGCCATCGACGAAGGCTTCGAGGCGTTTGAAATAATCTTTCTCGAACTCT
This genomic window from Acidobacteriota bacterium contains:
- a CDS encoding uracil-DNA glycosylase, translating into MKIDLPSSWLKVIGEEFEKDYFKRLEAFVDGERKKHPGKVFPIDDEVFTAFKLTPFNKVNVLLIGQDPYPGIQKKANGERVGEAHGLCFSVKPELRSPDSLRNIFKELQSDLGCKIPNNGYLAPWAKQGMLMLNTVLTVGPKVAGGNPVPFSHRGQGWETFTDEVIRQVSAKKTPVVFVLWGNPAKAKKKLIDLARHQVVERSHPTTMSFFKDFSGTKPFSEINAKLIKHGYDPIDWQIPDV